Proteins encoded by one window of Streptomyces sp. LX-29:
- a CDS encoding lysoplasmalogenase, which yields MTRAVRSLWAAFWLLTAAHLTALVAGVEAAERLTKPTLMPVLAAYVLALGGPRVLAAALLFGCGGDTLLQIGGDAAFMAGMASFAAGHVCYLVLFVRGGERRVGRAVTAVYGAAWLGTVALLWPDLPTELRVPVAGYSLLLTGMALGGHRAGWSTAGGGALFLLSDTLIATGIAQWPQPPVPQFWIMLTYVAAQYALAVGLLGLSGKSEPGGVVEASQPNGEVRTVV from the coding sequence GTGACGAGAGCGGTCCGTTCCCTGTGGGCGGCCTTCTGGCTGCTGACCGCCGCCCACCTGACCGCCCTGGTGGCGGGCGTGGAGGCGGCGGAGCGGCTCACCAAGCCGACCCTGATGCCGGTGCTCGCGGCGTACGTCCTGGCCCTCGGCGGCCCGCGCGTGCTGGCGGCGGCGCTGCTGTTCGGCTGCGGCGGCGACACCCTGCTCCAGATCGGCGGGGACGCGGCCTTCATGGCGGGCATGGCCTCGTTCGCCGCCGGCCACGTCTGCTACCTGGTGCTCTTCGTACGCGGCGGCGAGCGCCGGGTGGGACGTGCGGTGACCGCGGTCTACGGGGCTGCCTGGCTCGGCACGGTGGCCCTGCTGTGGCCCGACCTGCCGACGGAGCTCCGCGTTCCGGTCGCCGGCTACAGCCTCCTGCTCACCGGCATGGCCCTGGGCGGGCATCGGGCGGGCTGGTCGACGGCGGGCGGCGGCGCGCTGTTCCTGCTCTCCGACACGCTCATCGCGACGGGCATCGCGCAGTGGCCGCAGCCGCCCGTACCGCAGTTCTGGATCATGCTGACGTATGTGGCGGCTCAGTACGCCTTGGCGGTCGGCCTGTTGGGCCTGTCGGGGAAGAGCGAGCCGGGCGGCGTTGTTGAAGCCTCACAGCCGAACGGTGAGGTCCGTACGGTGGTCTGA
- a CDS encoding zinc-dependent alcohol dehydrogenase family protein: MRATTFHAPFDIRVEEVPDAAVREPGDAVVRVLRACVCGSDLWAYRGDTARQPGQRIGHEFLGVIEETGPGVTGFSVGDLVVAPFVWADGSCDYCVEGLPTSCPHGGFWGQAGFDGGQGEAVRVPFADATLVRLPADAASDDRLLAALLSLSDVMGTGHHAAVGAGVRPGVTVAVVGDGAVGLCGVLAAKRLGADRIIALGRHTVRTDIARTFGATDVVAERGEAAVEAVRELTKGQGAHAVIEAVGTEQSMRTAVEITRDGGAIGYVGVPHGSGTGLDLGVMFGRNITLRGGVAPVRTYIPELLPDILDGTIDPSPVFDMTVGLDGVPEGYKAMDERTALKVLITP, from the coding sequence ATGCGCGCCACGACGTTCCATGCCCCGTTCGACATCCGTGTGGAGGAGGTTCCCGACGCCGCGGTCCGCGAGCCGGGCGACGCGGTCGTCCGCGTGCTGCGCGCCTGCGTCTGCGGCAGCGACCTGTGGGCCTACCGAGGCGATACCGCGCGCCAGCCGGGCCAGCGGATCGGCCACGAGTTCCTGGGCGTCATCGAGGAGACGGGCCCGGGCGTGACCGGCTTCTCCGTCGGCGACCTGGTCGTCGCCCCCTTCGTCTGGGCCGACGGCAGCTGTGACTACTGCGTCGAGGGCCTCCCCACCTCCTGTCCCCACGGCGGCTTCTGGGGCCAGGCCGGCTTCGACGGCGGCCAGGGCGAGGCCGTCCGCGTCCCGTTCGCCGACGCGACGTTGGTCAGGCTCCCCGCCGACGCCGCCTCCGACGACCGGCTGCTGGCCGCCCTGCTCTCCCTGTCCGACGTCATGGGCACGGGCCACCACGCCGCGGTCGGCGCCGGCGTACGCCCCGGCGTGACCGTCGCGGTCGTCGGCGACGGCGCCGTCGGCCTGTGCGGCGTGCTCGCCGCCAAGCGGCTGGGCGCCGATCGCATCATCGCCCTGGGCCGACACACGGTCCGTACGGACATCGCCCGCACCTTCGGCGCGACGGACGTCGTCGCGGAGCGCGGCGAGGCCGCGGTGGAGGCCGTACGCGAGCTGACCAAGGGTCAGGGCGCCCACGCGGTCATCGAGGCCGTCGGCACCGAGCAGTCCATGCGGACGGCGGTCGAGATCACCCGGGACGGCGGCGCCATCGGCTACGTCGGCGTCCCACACGGCAGCGGGACGGGCCTGGACCTGGGCGTCATGTTCGGCCGAAACATCACCCTCCGCGGCGGCGTCGCCCCCGTCCGCACCTACATCCCCGAGCTCCTCCCGGACATCCTCGACGGCACCATCGACCCGTCCCCGGTCTTCGACATGACCGTCGGCCTGGACGGCGTACCCGAGGGCTACAAGGCGATGGACGAGCGGACGGCGCTGAAGGTGCTCATCACCCCATGA
- a CDS encoding NACHT domain-containing protein — MQGVESVVLKLAGTVVTTVAKSLWEKRRRELTAKETSRLVDKLAGRVREACGTAAPEHERIAALATVSDCFTAAGAPDLKLLLSLDLEPEALRRHVLEEARGVRRRAALDEAAAALFDRVLDVCCAHIIEYVTTLPEFAARSQAELIRRAGRTEAALEDVRRRLGPGPERTAAEFETRYADYVATTHSRLQLFGVTLSAAGQEWALDTAYISLSVSGEPPDAHADLHDLAPTTLRIEHALADRSRLLLRGPAGSGKSTLVQWLATNAARRSFGPELATWNTCVPFVLRLRALTEQDSPPLPRDFLSSMGNPLAGAAPQGWVEGLLASGRALVLVDGVDEVPQRLRKRTEEWLRSLVAAFPDARYVVTTRPSAVPDYWLAGNSFRAHSLLPMSREDVRSFITHWHDAARREPSAPADLDAYEESLLQAVASRRELAHLSTNPLMCALLCALNRDRRTHLPRARKELYDAALEMLLVRRDTERDICAVEGVELTRDEQTLLLQELAYWLIRNGQVEAARDEAVDMIDTALAAMPQVRAQGDAQQVFRHLLIRSGLLREPAPGAVNFVHRTFQDYLAAKAAVEARDFGLLVSKAHDDRWDDVVRMAVGHARPEERARLLRGLLRRADKVKRHRQRLNLLAAACLEQAPQLDPAVRGEVEGRVRELIPPKDFWEAQELAMTGELVLDLLPGPHEIEDDWGAAFVTSTLRLVGGPTAMSLLARFRHHGASQVQVQVAMAWDRYDAAEYVDAVLKDAGAGVYLTVNNLEQLRLLPRLSQYTWVSVSGELPLFDYLGPQVESLQIRANPELDSLAPLAQLPALRTLNLSAGLKPTLDMGPLRELSLTSFALGFDLATASLESLPLGPELSHLSLASSAETIGLDGIGRWPHLAALDLMASQHGGQLHLLGDLPRLQRLHLAQQADLHTEALLPNRRLERLALFECELPHGLAPLTDLPLLRGLDLSRCTQNDDPVDLAPLLDLPDVVITINDGQVRNEHLFPPDRIARPRRMGVMG; from the coding sequence GTGCAGGGAGTCGAGAGCGTCGTCTTAAAGCTGGCGGGGACGGTCGTCACGACCGTCGCCAAGTCGCTCTGGGAGAAGCGTCGTAGGGAGCTGACCGCCAAGGAGACCAGCCGACTTGTCGACAAGCTGGCGGGGCGGGTGCGGGAGGCGTGCGGGACCGCAGCTCCCGAACACGAGCGGATCGCCGCCCTGGCCACGGTGTCCGACTGCTTCACCGCTGCGGGTGCGCCTGACCTGAAGCTGCTGCTCTCCCTGGATTTGGAGCCGGAGGCGCTGCGCCGCCATGTGCTGGAAGAGGCGCGCGGCGTGCGGCGGCGCGCCGCCCTCGACGAGGCCGCGGCGGCGCTCTTCGACCGTGTTCTGGACGTGTGTTGCGCCCACATCATCGAGTACGTGACGACGCTCCCGGAGTTCGCGGCCCGCTCGCAGGCGGAACTGATACGCCGCGCGGGACGCACCGAGGCGGCCCTGGAGGACGTGCGGCGGCGTCTCGGCCCCGGCCCGGAGCGCACGGCCGCCGAGTTCGAGACCCGCTACGCGGACTACGTTGCCACCACCCACAGCAGGCTCCAGCTCTTCGGCGTCACCCTCAGCGCCGCCGGCCAGGAATGGGCCCTCGACACCGCGTACATCAGCCTGAGTGTCAGCGGCGAGCCCCCCGACGCCCACGCCGACCTCCACGACCTCGCCCCCACCACTCTGCGGATCGAGCACGCGCTGGCGGACCGGTCCCGCCTCCTCCTGCGTGGTCCAGCAGGCTCGGGCAAGAGCACCCTCGTGCAGTGGCTCGCCACCAACGCCGCGCGCCGCAGCTTCGGGCCGGAGCTCGCCACCTGGAACACGTGCGTGCCATTCGTACTGCGTCTGCGCGCCCTCACCGAGCAGGACTCGCCGCCCCTCCCCCGGGACTTCCTGAGCAGCATGGGCAACCCGCTGGCGGGCGCCGCCCCGCAGGGCTGGGTGGAGGGGCTGCTGGCCTCCGGCCGTGCGCTGGTCCTGGTCGACGGCGTCGACGAGGTCCCGCAGAGGCTGCGCAAGCGCACCGAGGAGTGGCTGCGCAGTCTGGTCGCCGCCTTCCCCGACGCGCGATACGTCGTCACCACCCGTCCCTCCGCGGTCCCGGACTACTGGCTCGCCGGGAACTCCTTCCGCGCTCATTCCCTGCTCCCCATGTCCCGCGAGGACGTGCGGAGCTTCATCACCCACTGGCACGACGCGGCCCGCCGGGAGCCCTCGGCGCCGGCGGACCTGGACGCGTACGAGGAGTCCCTGCTCCAGGCCGTCGCCTCCCGCCGCGAGCTGGCCCACCTCTCCACCAACCCGCTGATGTGCGCCCTTCTCTGCGCCCTCAACCGCGACCGCCGCACGCACCTCCCCCGCGCCCGCAAGGAGCTGTACGACGCCGCCCTGGAGATGCTGCTCGTGCGGCGTGACACGGAGCGGGACATCTGCGCGGTCGAGGGCGTCGAGCTCACGCGGGACGAGCAGACCCTGCTGTTGCAGGAGCTGGCCTACTGGCTGATCCGCAACGGCCAGGTCGAGGCGGCCCGCGACGAGGCCGTGGACATGATCGACACCGCCCTCGCCGCCATGCCCCAGGTGCGCGCGCAGGGCGACGCGCAGCAGGTCTTCCGGCACCTGCTCATCCGCAGCGGACTGCTGCGCGAGCCCGCCCCGGGCGCCGTGAACTTCGTCCACCGTACGTTTCAGGACTACCTGGCGGCCAAGGCGGCAGTGGAGGCTCGGGACTTCGGCCTGCTGGTCAGCAAGGCCCACGACGACCGTTGGGACGATGTCGTACGGATGGCCGTCGGCCATGCCCGACCCGAGGAACGAGCCCGACTGCTGCGCGGGCTCCTACGCCGCGCCGACAAGGTGAAGCGGCACCGGCAGCGGCTGAACCTGCTGGCGGCGGCCTGTTTGGAGCAGGCGCCGCAGCTCGACCCGGCGGTGCGGGGCGAGGTCGAGGGGCGGGTGCGCGAGCTCATCCCGCCGAAGGACTTCTGGGAGGCGCAGGAGCTGGCGATGACCGGGGAGCTGGTGCTGGATCTGCTGCCGGGTCCCCACGAGATCGAGGACGACTGGGGGGCCGCCTTCGTCACCAGCACGCTGCGGCTGGTCGGCGGGCCCACCGCGATGTCACTGCTGGCGCGCTTCCGCCACCACGGCGCCAGTCAAGTGCAGGTGCAGGTCGCCATGGCCTGGGACCGGTACGACGCGGCCGAGTACGTCGACGCGGTCCTCAAGGACGCCGGGGCGGGCGTGTACCTCACCGTGAACAACCTGGAGCAGCTGCGGCTGCTGCCGCGCCTGTCCCAATACACATGGGTGTCCGTCAGCGGCGAACTCCCCCTGTTCGACTACCTCGGCCCGCAGGTCGAGAGCCTCCAGATCAGAGCCAACCCGGAGCTCGACAGCCTGGCCCCCCTCGCGCAGTTGCCAGCGCTCAGAACCCTCAATCTGAGCGCCGGGCTCAAGCCGACGCTGGACATGGGACCTCTGCGTGAGCTCTCGCTCACCAGCTTCGCCCTCGGCTTCGATCTCGCGACCGCCAGCCTGGAGTCCCTGCCCCTCGGACCGGAGCTCAGCCATCTGAGTCTCGCCTCCTCCGCGGAGACCATCGGACTCGACGGCATCGGTCGGTGGCCGCACCTGGCGGCGCTGGATCTCATGGCGTCGCAGCACGGGGGGCAACTCCACCTGCTCGGCGATCTGCCGCGGCTACAGCGGCTGCACCTCGCGCAGCAGGCCGACCTCCACACCGAGGCGCTGCTTCCGAACCGACGGCTGGAGCGGCTGGCGCTCTTCGAGTGCGAACTCCCACACGGGCTTGCCCCGCTCACCGATCTCCCGCTACTCAGGGGCCTGGACCTCTCGCGCTGCACTCAGAACGACGATCCTGTCGACCTCGCACCGCTGCTGGACCTGCCCGACGTCGTCATCACGATCAACGACGGCCAGGTCCGCAACGAACACCTCTTCCCGCCCGACAGGATCGCCCGGCCCCGCCGGATGGGCGTCATGGGGTGA
- a CDS encoding helix-turn-helix transcriptional regulator, which translates to MQFPEESIGDRVARLRLRRRLTQEQLAERAHVCVDVVRKLEQNRRHAARLSTLNALARVLDVETSVLVGQPTTFEAREDGDAPSVLALRQAVSPVAELLGEEPDPEEAPTIGALRASLRSTEHIRREGRMGEIGALLPQLIADARAATRACTDADRAAAYAVLAEAYQVAATTLTALGREDAGFTAWERSLEAARRSDDPNLETVGVSTLAWIFTKQGRLEDAERVALTTAERIEPGFRSQPVELSLWGILLLRAATALVRRGKSDTVEDLLNQASAAAARIGRDRLDYATPFGPTNTGVAKVNFLVELGQCAQALRTARTVPELHRLPPTWRARFHVDRALAYADLGKEDHATRALLTAEATAPEWMRYHGTARRIVTELRDRERRRNSPVGELAGRLGLHE; encoded by the coding sequence ATGCAGTTCCCTGAAGAGTCGATCGGCGACCGCGTCGCCCGGTTACGCCTCCGGCGCAGGCTCACGCAGGAGCAGCTCGCCGAGCGGGCGCACGTCTGCGTCGACGTCGTCCGGAAGCTGGAGCAGAACCGGCGCCACGCGGCGCGGCTGTCCACGTTGAACGCGCTCGCCCGAGTGCTGGACGTCGAGACCTCGGTGCTGGTGGGCCAGCCGACCACCTTCGAGGCGAGGGAGGACGGCGACGCGCCGTCGGTGCTGGCGCTCCGCCAGGCGGTGTCCCCCGTGGCCGAGTTGCTGGGCGAGGAACCCGATCCCGAGGAGGCGCCGACCATCGGCGCGCTGCGCGCCTCGCTGCGGTCCACCGAGCACATCCGGCGCGAGGGGCGCATGGGCGAGATCGGCGCCCTGCTGCCCCAGCTCATCGCCGACGCGCGGGCTGCGACCCGCGCCTGCACGGACGCCGACAGGGCGGCGGCGTACGCGGTCCTCGCCGAGGCGTACCAGGTGGCGGCCACCACGCTCACGGCCCTGGGCAGGGAGGACGCCGGCTTCACCGCGTGGGAACGCTCGCTGGAGGCCGCACGCCGCTCGGACGACCCGAACCTGGAGACCGTCGGCGTCTCCACCCTGGCGTGGATCTTCACCAAGCAGGGCCGCCTCGAAGACGCCGAGCGCGTCGCCCTCACCACGGCCGAGCGGATCGAACCGGGCTTCCGCTCCCAGCCCGTCGAGCTGTCGCTCTGGGGGATCCTGCTCCTCCGCGCGGCGACCGCCCTGGTCCGACGGGGCAAGTCCGACACCGTCGAGGACCTGCTGAACCAGGCGTCGGCCGCCGCGGCCCGCATCGGCCGGGACCGCCTCGACTACGCGACCCCCTTCGGGCCGACCAACACCGGCGTCGCCAAGGTCAACTTCCTGGTGGAGCTGGGCCAGTGCGCCCAGGCCCTGCGCACCGCCCGGACCGTCCCCGAACTCCACCGACTCCCCCCCACCTGGCGCGCCCGCTTCCACGTCGACCGCGCCCTCGCCTACGCCGACCTCGGCAAGGAAGACCACGCCACCCGGGCCCTCCTGACCGCGGAGGCCACCGCCCCCGAGTGGATGCGCTACCACGGCACGGCCCGCCGGATCGTCACCGAACTCCGCGACCGCGAGCGCCGACGGAACTCGCCGGTAGGGGAGTTGGCGGGGCGACTCGGTCTCCACGAGTAG
- a CDS encoding NUDIX domain-containing protein gives MDRQTRLRISAYAIATAEDRLLLTRLTDASPVFAPGAWHLPGGGVDPGEQPVEALARELREETGLYLVEARLVDARTYVARRLGVSWHLTALFYLVDLKSGPPAVVEPDEATGEVAWLPLAGLRESALSPPALDALRMVQGPRPWPPAVPAVPAVPAVPGVSAASAVPGAAAVPGACAAVGTGGTPDRVPGCRPPASGEGGCLPPSGAGGHFVTASRASVRPAP, from the coding sequence TTGGACCGTCAGACGCGCTTACGGATCTCGGCGTACGCCATCGCCACCGCCGAGGACCGGCTGTTGCTGACCCGGCTGACGGACGCCTCGCCGGTCTTCGCGCCCGGGGCGTGGCACCTGCCCGGCGGGGGCGTCGACCCCGGGGAGCAGCCGGTGGAGGCGCTGGCGCGGGAGTTGCGGGAGGAGACCGGGCTCTATCTGGTGGAAGCCCGGCTGGTGGACGCGCGGACGTACGTGGCGCGGCGGCTCGGGGTGAGCTGGCATCTGACGGCGCTGTTCTACCTGGTCGACCTGAAGAGCGGCCCACCGGCGGTGGTGGAGCCCGACGAGGCCACGGGTGAGGTGGCGTGGCTGCCGCTGGCCGGGCTGCGGGAGTCCGCGCTGTCGCCGCCGGCCCTCGACGCCCTGCGGATGGTGCAGGGGCCCCGGCCGTGGCCCCCGGCTGTGCCTGCCGTGCCTGCCGTGCCTGCCGTGCCTGGTGTCTCCGCGGCGTCCGCCGTGCCCGGTGCCGCCGCCGTGCCTGGCGCGTGCGCTGCGGTCGGCACGGGCGGCACCCCGGATCGCGTACCGGGGTGCCGCCCGCCCGCCAGTGGCGAAGGCGGGTGCCTGCCGCCGTCAGGCGCTGGAGGTCACTTCGTCACGGCGTCCAGGGCGTCCGTGAGACCCGCCCCGTAG
- a CDS encoding S8 family serine peptidase translates to MASRPARLLRTAALPAAVALTATLAVLPTGATAADAGTPAGSTTVADGTSLSYVVNVRPGRTDSRVVQKAIADAAGKVVIAYDKIGVIVVHSANPDFAKVLREVRGVLSAGATRTAPLSAQSTTDIGTPKLLSEKEQRAVAARAGAGQDPLEPLQWDLPAIKADKAHEKSLGSRDVTVAVIDTGVDDTHPDLAPNFDRAASVNCVSGAPNTADGAWRPGEHESPHGTHVAGEIAAAKNGVGVTGVAPGVKVSGIKVSTTQGFFYTEAVVCGFVWAAEHGVDVTNNSYYTDPWMFNCTTDPDQRALVDALTRATKYAERRGVVNVAAAGNENYDLAADSLTDPSSPNDTTPGDRTVDPSVCPDIPAQLPGVVTVSSTGAKTLKSSFSNYGLGEIDIAAPGGDSTAYQKPQPPATSGQIYNTLPGGKYGYMAGTSMASPHVAGVAALIKSTHPQATAAQVKRLLAKQADDLACPEPYDINGDGKPDAVCEGDAKFNGFYGAGLTDALDAVTK, encoded by the coding sequence ATGGCTTCGCGCCCCGCACGACTCCTGCGCACCGCGGCCCTACCCGCGGCCGTCGCCCTCACCGCGACGCTCGCCGTGCTGCCCACCGGCGCCACCGCCGCCGACGCCGGCACCCCCGCCGGCTCCACGACCGTCGCCGACGGCACCTCGCTCAGCTATGTGGTCAACGTCCGTCCCGGACGCACCGATTCACGGGTGGTCCAGAAGGCCATAGCCGACGCGGCGGGCAAGGTCGTCATCGCGTACGACAAGATCGGCGTGATCGTCGTCCACTCCGCCAACCCCGACTTCGCCAAGGTGCTGCGCGAGGTACGCGGCGTCCTGTCGGCCGGCGCCACCCGCACCGCCCCGCTGTCCGCCCAGTCCACCACCGACATCGGCACGCCGAAGCTGCTGTCGGAGAAGGAGCAGCGGGCGGTCGCGGCCCGGGCCGGGGCGGGCCAGGACCCGCTGGAGCCCCTGCAGTGGGACCTGCCCGCCATCAAGGCGGACAAGGCGCACGAGAAGTCGCTGGGCAGCCGCGATGTCACCGTCGCGGTCATCGACACCGGCGTGGACGACACCCACCCGGACCTGGCCCCCAACTTCGACCGCGCGGCCTCCGTCAACTGCGTCTCCGGCGCGCCGAACACCGCCGACGGCGCCTGGCGCCCCGGTGAGCACGAGAGCCCGCACGGCACCCACGTGGCCGGCGAGATCGCCGCCGCGAAGAACGGCGTCGGCGTCACCGGCGTCGCGCCCGGGGTCAAGGTCTCCGGCATCAAGGTGTCCACCACCCAGGGCTTCTTCTACACCGAGGCCGTCGTCTGCGGCTTCGTCTGGGCCGCCGAGCACGGCGTGGACGTCACCAACAACAGCTATTACACCGACCCGTGGATGTTCAACTGCACCACGGACCCGGACCAGCGGGCCCTGGTCGACGCGCTCACCCGGGCGACGAAGTACGCGGAGCGACGCGGCGTGGTCAACGTCGCCGCGGCCGGCAACGAGAACTACGACCTGGCGGCGGACTCGCTCACCGACCCGAGCAGCCCCAACGACACCACCCCCGGTGACCGGACCGTCGACCCGTCCGTCTGCCCGGACATCCCGGCCCAGCTCCCCGGCGTCGTCACCGTCTCCTCCACCGGGGCCAAGACCCTCAAGTCGTCCTTCTCCAACTACGGCCTCGGCGAGATCGACATCGCGGCTCCCGGCGGCGACAGCACCGCCTACCAGAAGCCTCAGCCCCCGGCCACCAGCGGCCAGATCTACAACACCCTGCCCGGCGGCAAGTACGGCTACATGGCCGGCACCTCCATGGCCTCCCCGCACGTCGCCGGGGTCGCGGCGCTCATCAAGAGCACCCACCCCCAGGCCACGGCCGCCCAGGTCAAGCGCCTGCTCGCGAAGCAGGCCGACGACCTCGCCTGCCCGGAGCCGTACGACATCAACGGCGACGGCAAGCCGGACGCGGTCTGCGAGGGCGACGCGAAGTTCAACGGCTTCTACGGGGCGGGTCTCACGGACGCCCTGGACGCCGTGACGAAGTGA
- a CDS encoding S8 family serine peptidase, with protein sequence MVHLRSRRRRALLALPAGLALTASLGFLPSGAAAAPQAAPTASVATDGPLLSYVVNTTADKATVERVSKAVKAAGGKVVTAHQKIGVIVVHSANPEFAKTIRTVKGVQSAGATRTAPLTPVATTDVGKPDKVKAPRTTVAGKAKALKSGKEPLEPLQWDIPAIKADKAAKINPGSKNVTVAVIDTGVDDTHPDLAPNFSAKQSANCVGGVPDTRPGAWRPYDPAEDYHGTHVAGSIAAARNGVGVTGVAPGAKISAIKVSDPTTSLFYAESVVCAFVFAADHGVEVTNNSYYVDPWMFNCKDDLDQGAIVDAVGRAAKYAQSKGAINVASAGNSNFDLAAKSIDDKSSPNDTKPTDRTIDPSKCLDVPTQLPGVVTVSATGVQNLKSYYSNYGLGQVDVAGPGGDKYQVPELPAKDGRILSTMPEGDYAYLQGTSMAGPHVAGVAALVKSAHPKSSPQEIQWLLKANADNPGCPTAPYDPDGDGDLDGTCTGTKHVNNFYGYGIVDALDAVTK encoded by the coding sequence ATGGTTCATCTGCGATCCAGACGTCGGCGCGCGCTGTTGGCGCTGCCGGCCGGACTGGCGCTCACCGCGTCCCTCGGGTTCCTGCCGAGCGGCGCCGCGGCCGCCCCGCAGGCCGCGCCCACCGCCTCGGTGGCCACCGACGGCCCGCTGCTGTCGTACGTGGTGAACACCACCGCCGACAAGGCGACCGTGGAGCGGGTCAGCAAGGCCGTCAAGGCCGCCGGCGGCAAGGTGGTGACGGCGCATCAGAAGATAGGCGTGATCGTCGTCCACTCCGCCAACCCGGAGTTCGCGAAGACCATCCGCACCGTCAAGGGCGTGCAGTCCGCGGGCGCCACCCGCACCGCGCCGCTCACCCCCGTGGCCACCACGGACGTCGGCAAGCCGGACAAGGTGAAGGCGCCGCGCACCACCGTCGCCGGCAAGGCGAAGGCCCTGAAGTCGGGCAAGGAGCCGCTGGAGCCGCTCCAGTGGGACATCCCGGCGATCAAGGCCGACAAGGCCGCCAAGATCAACCCGGGCAGCAAGAACGTCACCGTCGCGGTCATCGACACCGGCGTGGACGACACCCACCCCGATCTGGCCCCGAACTTCTCCGCCAAGCAGTCCGCCAACTGTGTGGGCGGCGTGCCGGACACCCGTCCCGGCGCCTGGCGCCCGTACGACCCGGCCGAGGACTACCACGGCACGCACGTCGCCGGCTCGATCGCCGCGGCGCGCAACGGCGTCGGCGTCACCGGTGTCGCCCCGGGTGCGAAGATCTCCGCCATCAAGGTGAGCGACCCGACCACGAGCCTCTTCTACGCGGAGTCCGTCGTCTGCGCGTTCGTCTTCGCCGCCGACCACGGCGTCGAGGTGACGAACAACAGCTACTACGTAGACCCGTGGATGTTCAACTGCAAGGATGACCTCGACCAGGGCGCCATCGTTGACGCCGTGGGTCGGGCCGCGAAGTACGCCCAGAGCAAGGGCGCGATCAACGTCGCCTCGGCCGGCAACTCCAACTTCGACCTGGCCGCCAAGTCGATCGACGACAAGTCGAGCCCGAACGACACCAAGCCGACGGACCGCACCATCGACCCGTCGAAGTGCCTGGACGTGCCGACCCAGCTGCCCGGCGTGGTCACCGTCTCCGCGACCGGTGTGCAGAACCTGAAGTCGTACTACTCCAACTACGGCCTGGGTCAGGTCGACGTGGCCGGCCCCGGTGGCGACAAGTACCAGGTGCCCGAGCTGCCCGCCAAGGACGGCCGCATCCTGTCCACCATGCCCGAGGGCGACTACGCCTACCTCCAGGGCACCTCGATGGCCGGCCCGCACGTCGCCGGTGTCGCCGCGCTGGTCAAGAGCGCGCACCCCAAGTCCAGCCCGCAGGAGATCCAGTGGCTGCTGAAGGCCAACGCGGACAACCCGGGCTGCCCGACCGCGCCGTACGACCCGGACGGCGACGGTGACCTGGACGGCACCTGCACCGGCACCAAGCACGTGAACAACTTCTACGGCTACGGCATCGTCGACGCGCTGGACGCGGTCACCAAGTGA
- a CDS encoding DUF485 domain-containing protein, whose product MDTAPVDEQGKRHHPHYVEVQGSPEFGELRRAHRSFAFPLTVAFVSWYLLYVLLSNYAGDFMGSKVVGNINIALVFGLAQFVTTFLIAWWYARHAAEKLDPRALAIKSRLEEGE is encoded by the coding sequence GTGGACACCGCACCCGTCGATGAGCAGGGGAAACGGCACCATCCACACTATGTCGAAGTGCAGGGGAGCCCGGAGTTCGGCGAACTGCGCCGAGCGCACCGGTCGTTCGCCTTCCCGCTCACCGTCGCCTTCGTCAGCTGGTACCTGCTCTACGTCCTGCTGTCCAACTACGCGGGCGACTTCATGGGCAGCAAGGTCGTCGGCAACATCAACATCGCGCTGGTCTTCGGCCTCGCCCAGTTCGTCACCACGTTCCTCATCGCGTGGTGGTACGCGCGGCACGCCGCCGAGAAGCTCGACCCGCGCGCGCTGGCGATCAAGTCCCGTCTGGAGGAGGGCGAATGA